A genomic region of Gossypium hirsutum isolate 1008001.06 chromosome D01, Gossypium_hirsutum_v2.1, whole genome shotgun sequence contains the following coding sequences:
- the LOC107928205 gene encoding 1,4-alpha-glucan-branching enzyme 1, chloroplastic/amyloplastic isoform X2 yields the protein MEDDTKIEVEEQESAPKELSTPLNRKISTEKSEAKPRTIPPPGIGQKIYEIDPSLLDFRQHLDYRYAQYKRMREEIDKYEGGLEVFSRGYEKLGFVRSEMGITYREWAPGAKSAALIGDFNNWNPNADIMNRNEFGVWEIFLPNNADGSPAIPHGSRVKIRMETPSGIKDSIPAWIKFSVQAPGEIPYNGIYYDPPEEEKYVFKHPRPKRPKSLRIYESHVGMSSPEPMINTYANFRDDVLPRIKRLGYNAVQIMAIQEHSYYASFGYHVTNFFAPSSRFGTPDDLKSLIDKAHELGILVLMDIVHSHASNNVLDGLNMFDGTDGHYFHTGSRGHHSVWDSRLFNYGSWEVLRYLLSNARWWLEEYKFDGYRFDGVTSMMYIHHGLQVGFTGNYNEYFGYATDVDAVVYLMLVNDMIHGLYPEAVTIGEDVSGMPTFCIPVQDGGVGFDYRLHMAIADKWIEILKKRDEDWKMGEIVHSLTNRRWMEKCVAYAESHDQALVGDKTIAFWLMDKDMYEFMALDRPSTALIDRGIALHTMIRLVTMGLGGEGYLNFMGNEFGHPEWIDFPRGDQRLPNGVVIPGNGYSYDKCRRRFDLGDADYLRYRGMQEFDQAMQHVEEKYGFMTSEHTYISRKDEKDRVIVFERGNLVFVFNFHWNNSYFDYRVGCAKPGKYKIVLDSDDPLFGGFGRLDHNAEYFSFEGWYDDRPRSFMVYAPNRTAVVYALVEDEPKVVNDLELVEIPETVKPAAAEPVKESEPDEESEPLDS from the exons GTATGCACAATACAAGAGAATGCGTGAGGAAATTGACAAGTATGAAGGTGGTTTAGAAGTGTTTTCTCGCGGCTATGAGAAGCTTGGCTTCGTACGCAG TGAGATGGGAATAACTTACAGGGAGTGGGCACCAGGAGCTAAG TCAGCAGCACTGATAGGAGATTTTAACAATTGGAACCCTAATGCTGATATTATGAACCGG aATGAATTTGGTGTCTGGGAGATCTTTTTGCCTAATAATGCTGATGGTTCACCAGCAATTCCCCATGGTTCTCGAGTGAAG ATTCGTATGGAAACTCCATCTGGGATTAAGGACTCCATTCCTGCTTGGATCAAGTTCTCAGTTCAAGCACCGGGTGAAATCCCATACAATGGAATATACTATGATCCGCCAGAAGAG GAAAAGTATGTATTCAAACACCCCCGGCCAAAAAGACCAAAATCACTTAGAATTTATGAGTCACATGTTGGAATGAGTAGCCCG GAGCCAATGATTAACACATACGCCAACTTTAGAGATGATGTTCTTCCCCGTATTAAAAGACTTGGCTACAATGCTGTTCAGATCATGGCTATTCAAGAGCACTCATATTATGCTAGCTTCGG GTACCATGTGACAAACTTCTTTGCACCTAGCAGCCGCTTTGGAACCCCTGATGACCTCAAGTCACTGATAGATAAGGCTCATGAGTTGGGTATACTTGTTCTTATGGATATTGTGCACAG CCATGCTTCCAATAATGTGTTAGATGGGCTGAACATGTTTGATGGAACTGATGGTCATTACTTCCACACGGGGTCAAGGGGTCACCACTCGGTGTGGGATTCTCGCCTTTTTAATTACGGAAGCTGGGAA GTACTAAGGTATCTTCTTTCAAATGCAAGATGGTGGCTGGAGGAATATAAGTTTGATGGGTACAGATTTGATGGTGTGACTTCAATGATGTACATCCATCATGGGTTGCAG GTAGGATTTACTGGAAATTACAATGAGTACTTTGGATATGCGACTGATGTGGATGCTGTTGTTTATCTGATGCTGGTTAATGATATGATTCACGGGCTCTATCCTGAGGCTGTCACCATTGGTGAAGAT GTGAGTGGAATGCCTACATTCTGCATTCCTGTCCAAGATGGTGGTGTGGGATTTGATTACCGTCTTCACATGGCCATTGCTGATAAATGGATTGAGATTCTTAA AAAGAGAGACGAAGACTGGAAAATGGGTGAAATTGTTCACTCGCTAACCAACAGGAGGTGGATGGAAAAGTGTGTTGCTTATGCTGAAAGCCATGACCAAGCTCTAGTTGGCGACAAAACAATAGCATTCTGGTTGATGGATAAG GATATGTATGAGTTTATGGCTCTAGATAGACCAAGTACTGCACTTATAGATCGTGGCATTGCATTACACACAATGATTAGGCTCGTTACAATGGGACTAGGTGGAGAAGGATACTTGAATTTCATGGGAAATGAATTTGGACATCCCG AGTGGATTGATTTCCCAAGAGGTGACCAGCGTCTTCCTAATGGCGTAGTAATTCCTGGGAATGGTTACAGTTATGATAAATGTCGACGTAGATTTGATCTT GGGGATGCCGACTATCTCAGGTATCGTGGGATGCAAGAATTTGATCAGGCTATGCAGCATGTTGAAGAGAAATATGGT TTCATGACTTCCGAGCACACATATATATCGCGGAAGGATGAAAAAGATAGGGTGATTGTCTTTGAAAGAGGCAACCTGGTTTTCGTATTCAACTTCCACTGGAATAACAGCTATTTTGACTATCGTGTGGGGTGTGCAAAACCAGGAAAGTACAAG ATTGTTTTGGATTCAGATGATCCATTATTCGGAGGCTTCGGTAGGCTTGACCATAATGCCGAATACTTCAGTTTT GAAGGATGGTATGATGACCGGCCTCGGTCATTCATGGTGTATGCCCCAAACAGAACAGCAGTTGTTTACGCCCTAGTTGAAGATGAACCAAAAGTAGTCAACGATTTGGAACTTGTTGAAATTCCTGAAACTGTTAAACCAGCAGCAGCAGAACCTGTTAAAGAATCTGAACCTGATGAAGAATCAGAGCCTTTAGACAGCTAA